One genomic window of [Clostridium] scindens ATCC 35704 includes the following:
- a CDS encoding ArsR/SmtB family transcription factor, translating into MKKTEVECCDITCIHDDKVRTVRQRMPEEERLKELADFYKVFADATRIKILWILLESEMCVCDLAEILGMTQSAISHQLRVLKQMKLVKNRRDGKTVYYSLADGHIQTIISQGMEHIAE; encoded by the coding sequence ATGAAGAAGACAGAAGTAGAGTGCTGCGATATTACATGCATTCATGATGATAAAGTCCGTACAGTCCGGCAGAGGATGCCGGAGGAAGAACGGTTAAAAGAACTGGCGGATTTTTACAAAGTGTTTGCGGATGCTACCAGAATCAAGATTTTGTGGATTCTGCTGGAATCAGAGATGTGCGTCTGCGACCTGGCAGAGATTCTGGGGATGACCCAGTCGGCCATCTCGCATCAGCTTAGAGTCTTAAAGCAGATGAAGCTGGTAAAGAATAGAAGAGACGGGAAGACAGTATACTATTCATTGGCCGATGGCCATATCCAGACGATAATCAGTCAGGGAATGGAGCATATCGCGGAATAG
- a CDS encoding heavy metal translocating P-type ATPase → MTEELKKRCIIYAVGVFVYVCGIAVTIQYTMTDRAKFIWFLAAYLIVGFDAFKVLEEKLAQKKFLTEYTLIILATIGAFGVARYVEGVLVMLLFELGMMFEAYSTDSAKRSIKELIDIRPEYATRKVHGKEFKVDPSALKLGHIIVIKPGERIPVDAVVVSGTTSIDTKALTGEAMPQSAWPGDRIYSGCINLNGVIEAKVTALYVDSTVTKIMEMVEEAQEKRAESEDFITRFSRIYTPAMLVCALLVMIYPPLTFSYGNWDTWIYRGLIFLVVACPCGLVMSIPIAFLGGIASAARQGIVIKGGNYLEDLSKADTFVFDKTGTLTEGIFKVKEVKAVGMDNDELLRIASHVESYSNHPIAQSLSEAYGKEINKSKVYRMREMPGYGVNATFEGERVYVGNKRLMDRQKVLCDEVSRNGTVVYVAIGKKYAGYIVIADSVKEDAKTTLQYLKEKCKAVLVMLTGDTKSSSLEVARRLKIDYAYAELMPEDKLEQLEDFLDLQDSTERLVCVGDGINDAPVLARADVGIAMGALGSAAAIEAADIILMEDELPRIVDAIKIAKETLRVVSQNISFALIVKVLILILATIGYFGMWEAILAEVGVMFAAILNAVWVVRYTV, encoded by the coding sequence ATGACCGAGGAATTGAAGAAAAGGTGTATCATTTATGCGGTGGGGGTGTTTGTGTACGTATGCGGGATAGCGGTGACCATCCAGTATACGATGACCGACCGGGCAAAGTTCATATGGTTTCTGGCGGCATACCTGATTGTAGGCTTTGATGCCTTTAAGGTGCTGGAAGAGAAGCTGGCGCAGAAGAAGTTCCTGACAGAGTATACGCTGATTATACTTGCTACGATTGGGGCTTTTGGCGTGGCAAGATATGTAGAGGGCGTACTTGTTATGCTCTTATTTGAATTGGGAATGATGTTTGAAGCCTATTCCACGGACAGCGCCAAGCGTTCCATCAAGGAATTGATCGATATCCGGCCGGAATACGCGACACGCAAGGTACACGGGAAAGAATTCAAGGTGGATCCTTCCGCGCTGAAACTAGGCCATATTATTGTAATCAAGCCGGGAGAACGCATCCCTGTGGATGCGGTTGTCGTCTCCGGAACAACAAGCATCGATACAAAGGCTTTGACAGGAGAAGCCATGCCTCAGTCCGCATGGCCGGGAGACCGGATATATAGCGGATGCATCAACCTCAACGGGGTGATCGAGGCAAAGGTCACGGCGCTGTATGTTGACTCTACCGTAACCAAGATTATGGAGATGGTAGAAGAGGCCCAGGAGAAAAGAGCGGAAAGCGAAGATTTTATTACAAGGTTCTCAAGAATCTATACGCCGGCAATGCTGGTGTGCGCCTTGCTGGTCATGATCTATCCGCCCCTTACATTTTCCTATGGGAATTGGGATACCTGGATCTACAGAGGATTGATCTTCCTCGTAGTGGCGTGCCCCTGCGGGCTGGTCATGTCCATTCCGATTGCTTTCCTTGGCGGCATTGCGTCAGCAGCCAGACAGGGGATCGTAATCAAGGGCGGCAACTATCTGGAGGACCTTTCCAAGGCAGATACCTTCGTGTTTGACAAGACAGGAACGCTGACGGAGGGCATATTCAAGGTGAAGGAAGTAAAGGCAGTGGGGATGGACAATGACGAGCTGCTTCGCATAGCGTCCCATGTGGAGAGTTATTCTAACCACCCGATCGCCCAGTCCCTGTCAGAAGCCTATGGAAAAGAGATCAATAAGAGCAAGGTATACCGGATGCGCGAGATGCCGGGATATGGCGTCAATGCGACCTTTGAGGGAGAGCGCGTCTATGTGGGAAATAAGCGGCTGATGGATCGTCAGAAGGTTCTCTGCGATGAAGTAAGCCGGAATGGAACCGTCGTCTATGTTGCGATTGGCAAGAAATATGCCGGATATATCGTCATTGCGGATTCTGTCAAGGAAGATGCAAAGACGACGCTTCAATACTTGAAGGAAAAGTGCAAGGCAGTACTGGTAATGCTTACCGGAGATACCAAGAGCAGCAGCCTGGAAGTAGCCAGGAGGCTGAAGATAGACTATGCGTATGCGGAACTGATGCCAGAGGATAAATTAGAACAGCTGGAGGACTTTTTGGACCTTCAGGATTCTACCGAACGTCTGGTATGTGTCGGGGATGGAATCAATGATGCGCCGGTCCTTGCAAGAGCTGACGTGGGGATTGCCATGGGCGCGCTGGGGTCGGCGGCGGCAATTGAGGCGGCTGATATTATATTGATGGAAGATGAATTGCCAAGAATCGTGGACGCGATCAAGATTGCGAAGGAGACCTTAAGAGTAGTCAGCCAGAATATTTCTTTTGCATTGATTGTTAAGGTGCTGATCCTGATACTTGCCACAATTGGCTATTTTGGAATGTGGGAAGCAATTCTGGCTGAAGTCGGCGTAATGTTCGCGGCGATCCTGAATGCCGTCTGGGTTGTCCGTTATACTGTTTAG
- a CDS encoding tetratricopeptide repeat protein, with protein sequence MKYMKIALSVMAAAIVLTGCVKNPSEKGVEYLEDGKYKEAIEQFQDAIDSEVNAGDAYRGIGIAKWEQEDYEGAKEAFQNALDNGAKKTGTIYNFMGNCDMKLSRPESALNYFRLGIGQEDSSEELKKEMHFNMIVAYEQMKDWESAKAKLKEYLAEYPDDEAAKKELEFLETR encoded by the coding sequence ATGAAGTATATGAAGATAGCCCTGTCTGTGATGGCTGCTGCCATTGTATTGACAGGCTGTGTAAAAAATCCATCTGAAAAAGGAGTAGAATATCTGGAAGATGGAAAATATAAAGAAGCGATCGAACAGTTCCAGGATGCAATCGATTCGGAAGTGAATGCAGGAGATGCATACAGAGGAATCGGAATTGCAAAATGGGAGCAGGAAGACTATGAGGGAGCAAAAGAAGCGTTTCAGAACGCGCTTGACAATGGTGCCAAGAAGACTGGCACCATCTATAATTTTATGGGAAACTGCGATATGAAGCTCTCCAGGCCGGAATCTGCCCTTAACTATTTCCGCCTTGGCATCGGCCAGGAGGATAGCAGCGAGGAACTCAAAAAAGAGATGCACTTTAACATGATCGTAGCATATGAACAGATGAAGGATTGGGAAAGTGCGAAGGCCAAACTAAAGGAATACCTGGCAGAGTATCCGGACGATGAAGCAGCAAAAAAAGAATTGGAATTTCTGGAGACAAGATAA
- the hflX gene encoding GTPase HflX: MGNMIDLEKETERVILVGVSVTDEDDTQKSLEELKDLASTAGAATVGVVIQNREQVHPGTYVGKGKIEEIKGLMWELEATGIICDDELSPAQMKNLQDELDAKVMDRTLVILDIFASRASTSEGKIQVELAQLKYRQSRLTGFGTALSRLGGGIGTRGPGEKKLEMDRRLIKGRIAQLNRELRDVKRHREVTREQRSRNRIPVAAIVGYTNAGKSTLLNTLTGAGILAEDKLFATLDPTTRELKLPSGQEILLTDTVGFIRKLPHHLIEAFRSTLEEARYADIILHVVDAANPQMDEQMYIVYETLQNLGVTDKPIVTIFNKQDKAQDDVIIRDFHADYTVKISAKTREGIPELLKTIEAVLRQQKVAIENLYPYQDAAKIQMIRRFGELQEEEYREDGIFVRAYVPVDIYEKVKVSRGDSPKSAL; encoded by the coding sequence ATGGGAAATATGATTGATTTGGAAAAAGAGACCGAACGGGTCATCCTGGTAGGCGTCAGCGTGACGGATGAGGATGACACCCAGAAGTCGTTAGAGGAATTGAAGGATCTGGCTTCCACTGCCGGGGCGGCTACCGTGGGCGTGGTGATTCAAAACCGGGAGCAGGTTCATCCGGGCACCTATGTAGGCAAGGGAAAGATAGAAGAGATCAAAGGTCTGATGTGGGAACTGGAAGCGACCGGGATTATCTGTGATGATGAACTATCCCCGGCGCAGATGAAGAACCTTCAGGATGAGCTTGACGCAAAGGTGATGGATCGGACGCTGGTCATACTCGATATATTTGCGTCCCGGGCTTCTACCAGCGAAGGTAAGATTCAGGTAGAACTAGCCCAGTTAAAATACCGCCAATCCAGGCTTACCGGTTTTGGCACGGCGCTTTCCAGGCTGGGAGGCGGCATAGGTACCAGAGGGCCGGGAGAGAAGAAGCTGGAGATGGATCGGAGGCTGATCAAGGGGCGGATCGCCCAGCTGAACCGGGAATTGAGAGACGTGAAGCGTCACCGGGAGGTCACAAGAGAGCAGAGAAGCCGCAACCGGATTCCGGTGGCGGCCATCGTAGGATATACCAATGCAGGAAAGTCCACGCTTCTTAACACGCTGACAGGGGCAGGAATCCTGGCAGAGGACAAGCTGTTTGCAACCCTTGACCCAACCACCAGGGAATTGAAGCTTCCCAGCGGACAGGAGATACTGCTTACGGATACGGTAGGATTTATCCGCAAGCTGCCACATCATCTGATAGAGGCTTTTCGAAGCACGCTGGAAGAAGCCAGGTATGCGGATATCATTCTACATGTAGTAGATGCGGCCAATCCCCAGATGGACGAGCAGATGTATATCGTATATGAGACGCTTCAGAATCTTGGAGTGACGGATAAGCCGATTGTTACCATATTCAACAAGCAGGACAAGGCACAGGACGATGTCATCATCCGGGACTTTCATGCAGATTATACGGTCAAGATCTCCGCAAAGACAAGGGAAGGGATACCGGAACTTCTCAAGACTATTGAGGCAGTGCTCAGACAGCAGAAGGTTGCCATTGAGAATCTCTATCCTTATCAGGATGCGGCAAAGATACAGATGATCCGAAGATTCGGGGAACTGCAGGAAGAAGAATACCGGGAGGACGGCATCTTTGTCAGGGCTTATGTACCTGTGGATATCTATGAAAAAGTCAAGGTTTCCCGGGGGGATTCGCCGAAAAGCGCCTTATAA
- a CDS encoding AraC family transcriptional regulator, which translates to MEQYVKKGYLNSEFRLFHLTDQETREVEYHYHDFDKITIFIKGNVNYMVEGKSYELIPYDIVLVKHNDIHRLIVDNSTVYERIIVYISPNFINAYQTDSYDLSYCFQKAEEEHSNVLRIPSLERSSLFRFITQLEKSFSDDGYAAGLYRQVLFLEFMIHLNRAARKNRLEFIDTDNCNVKVLDILRYINENLGRDLSIDHLADTFYISKYYMMRLFKQETGYTMGRYISQKRLLLAKDLILSGVPSTQACFDCGFKDYSTFSRSYKALFGESPRETLTFS; encoded by the coding sequence ATGGAACAATATGTAAAAAAAGGATACTTAAATAGCGAATTCCGGCTGTTCCACCTTACGGATCAGGAGACCCGGGAGGTGGAATACCATTATCACGACTTTGACAAGATCACCATATTTATCAAAGGAAATGTCAATTACATGGTGGAAGGAAAATCATATGAACTCATCCCTTATGATATCGTGCTGGTAAAGCACAATGACATCCACCGCCTGATTGTAGATAATTCTACCGTATATGAACGGATCATCGTATATATATCGCCCAATTTCATCAATGCCTATCAGACGGATTCCTATGATCTTAGCTACTGCTTTCAGAAAGCCGAAGAAGAGCATTCCAACGTTCTTCGCATCCCATCCCTGGAGAGAAGTTCTCTGTTCCGCTTCATCACCCAGTTGGAAAAATCCTTTTCCGACGATGGATATGCAGCCGGATTATACCGCCAGGTCCTATTCCTGGAATTCATGATACATCTGAACCGCGCCGCGAGAAAGAACCGGCTGGAATTCATTGATACCGACAACTGCAACGTGAAGGTTCTGGATATCCTGCGCTATATCAACGAGAATCTTGGCAGGGATCTGAGCATAGACCATCTGGCGGACACCTTCTACATCAGCAAATATTATATGATGAGACTATTCAAGCAGGAGACCGGCTATACTATGGGACGCTATATCTCCCAGAAGCGGCTCCTGCTAGCAAAAGACTTGATATTATCCGGCGTGCCTAGCACGCAGGCCTGTTTTGACTGCGGATTCAAGGATTACTCCACATTCTCCCGCTCTTATAAGGCGCTTTTCGGCGAATCCCCCCGGGAAACCTTGACTTTTTCATAG
- the dapF gene encoding diaminopimelate epimerase produces MKVVLERYHGLGNDYVVFDPNKNELELTSENVRMICDRNEGLGSDGVLEGPILKEDGMYVKVWNPDGSESETSGNGVRIFAKYLKDASYVQKKNFKLYTGNGPVEITFLNEDGSRLRVSMGKLSFWSDDIPVTGERREVINEDMVFGRTLYPVTCVSIGNPHCVIPMREISKPLVCKIGDYAELARYFPKRINTQIMKVIDKEHVAIEIYERGAGYTLASGTGACAAAGVAYKLGMTNNKVIVQMPGGELQVEIEEDWNVFMTGDVFYVAKITLSNEFVEKLRAV; encoded by the coding sequence ATGAAGGTTGTGTTGGAACGTTATCATGGGCTGGGAAATGATTATGTTGTATTTGACCCTAATAAGAATGAACTGGAACTTACATCGGAAAATGTAAGAATGATCTGTGACCGTAATGAAGGACTTGGCTCAGACGGCGTGCTGGAAGGACCAATCCTGAAAGAAGATGGAATGTATGTAAAAGTCTGGAATCCGGATGGAAGCGAGTCAGAGACCAGCGGAAACGGAGTCAGGATCTTCGCGAAATATCTCAAGGACGCAAGTTACGTACAGAAGAAAAATTTTAAACTCTATACAGGCAACGGACCTGTGGAAATTACATTCCTGAATGAAGACGGCAGCCGCCTTCGCGTATCCATGGGAAAACTGTCTTTCTGGAGCGACGATATTCCGGTTACAGGAGAGCGCCGGGAAGTCATCAATGAAGATATGGTATTTGGAAGAACCTTGTATCCGGTTACTTGCGTATCCATCGGCAACCCGCACTGCGTTATCCCGATGCGGGAGATCTCGAAGCCGCTGGTATGCAAGATTGGCGATTACGCAGAACTAGCAAGATACTTCCCCAAACGGATCAATACACAGATTATGAAGGTGATTGATAAAGAGCATGTGGCAATCGAGATCTATGAAAGAGGCGCAGGCTATACGCTGGCTTCAGGAACCGGCGCATGCGCCGCCGCCGGAGTAGCCTATAAGCTGGGAATGACCAACAACAAGGTCATAGTACAGATGCCGGGCGGCGAGCTTCAGGTCGAGATTGAAGAGGACTGGAACGTATTTATGACAGGCGACGTGTTCTATGTGGCAAAGATTACCCTGAGCAATGAGTTTGTTGAAAAATTAAGAGCGGTATAA